A genome region from Platichthys flesus chromosome 12, fPlaFle2.1, whole genome shotgun sequence includes the following:
- the pkd2l1 gene encoding polycystin-2-like protein 1, with protein sequence MKSLNNRADTHLTGQVECELDNLGNGAWVNQAYCGSPPPMPRAVCTIYNPQPLFQGAMDSMYEVDTPSPFQHPPEETLPNEQILVKKQRGCCSFIKGFWGTTLTENTSNNRELFVRTTLRELLVYLVFLVDICLLTYGMTNSSTYYYTKAMTDLFVNKAGENGVTFQSIGTMSDFWIYAQGPLMDGLYWTKWYNSQSLGSGNQSFIYYENMLLGVPRMRQIKIKNNSCKVHNDFQDEITGCFDVYNDKKEDDLSFGLINGTAWTYHKEKEIKGSSHWGLLTTYSGAGYYQDLSRTKEESAAIMTELVDHLWLDRGTRAVFIDFSTYNANINMFCVIRLVVEFPATGGAIPSYQIRTVKLIRYITYWDYFILGCEIVFCVFILYYVVEEMLELQIHKLSYFGSIWNILDIVVIMLAIVAIVFNIFRTVKVDNLLGKLLEQPEIYADFEFLAFWQTQYNNMNAVNLFFAWIKVFKYISFNKTMTQLSSTLGRCAKDILGFAIMFFIVFFAYAQLGYLLFGTEVDSFSTFVKCIFTQFRIILGDFDYNAIDRANRVLGPIYFVTYVFFVFFVLLNMFLAIINDTYSEVKEELSSQKDQLQITDIIKQSYMKTFMKLKLKKEKISDVQKALRSGSGEIEFKDFRETLKEMGHADHEISAAFSRFDCDGNQILDEDEQERMKIELEEKRDALSAELNNLGKNYGNKLLEKPAVTSSEQKNNSGQTFVDREQFLKVVKQVLQLESSVASIFTRMELIMEKLGLQEKTNGNETAGKPSATNNDSDDAASDRSVLVCVDRGTKADLSFRRPTLRTNTTYDCHM encoded by the exons ATGAAGAGCTTGAACAACCGGGCTGACACCCACCTGACTGGGCAGGTGGAGTGCGAGTTGGACAACTTGGGCAATGGTGCCTGGGTGAACCAGGCCTACTGTGGCTCTCCTCCGCCCATGCCCCGAGCTGTCTGCACCATCTACAACCCTCAGCCTCTCTTCCAAGGCGCCATGGACAGCATGTACGAAGTGGACACCCCCAGCCCGTTCCAGCATCCACCCGAGGAAACACTACCCAACGAGCAAATTCTGGTGAAGAAACAAAGAGGCTGCTGCTCTTTCATCAAAG gGTTTTGGGGCACAACATTGACCGAAAACACCTCTAACAACAGGGAACTGTTTGTCCGAACCACGCTTCGGGAGTTACTGGTCTACCTGGTGTTCTTGGTGGACATATGCCTCT TGACGTACGGTATGACCAATTCAAGCACCTACTATTACACTAAAGCCATGACGGATCTGTTTGTGAATAAAGCCGGTGAAAATGGGGTTACGTTTCAGTCCATTGGCACCATGTCCGACTTCTGGATT TATGCCCAAGGCCCATTAATGGACGGCCTCTACTGGACTAAATGGTATAATAGCCAGTCACTGGGGAGCGGAAACCAGTCCTTCATCTACTATGAGAATATGTTGCTGGGAGTTCCCAGGATGAGGCAGATCAAGATCAAGAACAACTCCTGCAAGGTCCACAATGACTTCCAAGATGAGATCACTGGATGTTTTGATGTTTACAATGACAAGAAGGAGGACGACCTCAGCTTCGGGCTCATTAACGGCACCGC ctggacCTACCACAAGGAGAAAGAGATCAAGGGCTCCTCTCACTGGGGCTTGCTGACCACCTACAGTGGAGCAGGATACTATCAAGACCTGAGTCGGACCAAAGAGGAGAGCGCCGCCATAATGACGGAACTGGTGGACCACCTATGGCTGGACCGAGGAACCAGAGCAGTCTTCATCGACTTCTCCACTTACAATGCAAACATCAACATGTTCTGCGTTATCAG GTTGGTAGTTGAATTCCCAGCCACAGGTGGAGCGATCCCTTCCTACCAGATCAGAACAGTCAAACTGATTCGCTACATCACCTACTGGGATTACTTCATCCTGGGCTGTGAGATAGTCTTCTGTGTGTTCATCCTCTACTATGTTGTCGAAGAGATGCTTGAGCTACAAATACACAAGTTGTCCTACTTCGGAAGCATCTGGAACATACTGGATATTGTTGTCATAATG CTCGCCATCGTTGCCATCGTATTCAATATTTTCCGAACCGTCAAAGTGGACAACTTGCTTGGAAAACTCCTGGAACAACCTGAAATCTATGCTGATTTTGAATTTCTGGCGTTTTGgcaaacacaatacaacaacaTGAATGCTGTGAACTTGTTCTTCGCATGGATcaag GTTTTCAAGTACATCAGCTTTAATAAGACCATGACTCAGCTGTCCTCCACACTGGGAAGATGTGCTAAAGACATCTTGGGATTCGCCATCATGTTCTTCATTGTCTTCTTCGCTTATGCTCAGCTTGGATATTTGCTCTTTGGGACAGAGGTTGATTCCTTCAGCACCTTTGTGAAGTGCAT CTTCACACAGTTCAGGATTATTCTCGGAGACTTTGATTATAATGCCATCGATCGTGCCAACAGAGTTCTTGGACCCATCTACTTCGTCACCTAtgtgttctttgttttctttgttctgcTG AACATGTTTCTAGCCATCATCAACGACACGTATTCTGAGGTCAAGGAGGAGCTCTCGTCCCAAAAAGACCAGCTGCAGATTACGGACATCATCAAACAG AGCTATATGAAGACATTTATGAAGTTGAAACtcaaaaaggagaaaatatcaGATGTTCAGAAAGCACTGCGCTCTGGATCTGGAGAAATTGAATTCAAGGACTTCAGAGAAACTCTGAAAGA GATGGGACATGCCGATCATGAAATCTCAGCAGCCTTCTCACGGTTTGACTGTGATGGGAACCAAATTCTAGACGAGGACGAACAAGAAAGGATGAAAATTGAGCTGGAGGAAAAGAGG gATGCTCTCAGCGCTGAACTCAACAATCTTGGAAAGAATTACGGAAACAAATTACTGGAAAAACCTGCCGTGACCTCCAGTGAACAGAAGAACAACTCCGGTCAAACCTTTGTGGATCGGGAACAATTTCTAAA AGTGGTCAAACAGGTTCTCCAACTGGAAAGCTCTGTGGCCAGCATCTTTACCAGGATGGAGTTGATTATGGAGAAACTGGGATTACAGGAGAAAACCAATGGGAACGAAACTGCAGGGAAACCGTCTGCAACCAATAACGAT AGTGATGATGCTGCCTCAGATAGGAGCGTCCTGGTTTGTGTGGACAGAGGTACGAAGGCCGATCTGTCATTCAGGAGACCAACACTTCGTACCAACACCACTTACGACTGTCATATGTGA
- the atoh7 gene encoding transcription factor atoh7 translates to MKSRRPSCTDSGSESSEPDSQSPEKYETTTRRRSAANARERKRMEGLNTAFDRLRKVVPQWGEDKKLSKYETLQMALSYIMALNRILTDARRHNAPHRQWLDLQFDCVQPESYPCLMRYDSPTEQEYIQSSFAYQFDGHQVQA, encoded by the coding sequence ATGAAGTCTCGCCGGCCCAGTTGCACCGACTCCGGATCAGAGTCCTCAGAACCAGATTCCCAGAGTCCAGAGAAGTATGAGACCACCACCAGGCGACGGTCGGCTGCCAAcgccagagagagaaagaggatggaGGGTTTGAACACAGCTTTTGATCGCTTACGTAAAGTGGTCCCCCAGTGGGGCGAGGACAAGAAACTGTCCAAGTATGAAACCTTGCAGATGGCTCTCAGCTACATCATGGCCCTCAACCGGATCCTGACAGACGCCAGGAGGCACAACGCTCCTCACAGGCAGTGGCTGGACCTGCAGTTTGACTGTGTACAGCCTGAGAGCTACCCCTGCCTCATGAGGTACGACTCCCCGACGGAACAGGAGTACATCCAGTCATCCTTCGCGTACCAGTTTGACGGACATCAGGTCCAAGCATAA